One Aliiroseovarius sediminilitoris DNA window includes the following coding sequences:
- a CDS encoding carbohydrate ABC transporter permease, with protein MMEMAGTRSRLTWAVNLSVGFLVLLWIIPTFGLLVSSFRDRDAISTSGWWTALSASEQNVIVRADAPDNAVQEGTVWVVSGNVFDSGAGDVTAFGITSREPEAFAPGEVATHASGQQITVESNGDYRITYAEQPSGNRGQRLFVRAESPPGFTLDNYREVLFAEGMGKALLNTLTVTIPATIIPILVAAFAAYALAWMEMPGRALLIAGIVGLLVVPLQVAFIPLLKLHNTVGIGKGYIGIWLAHTGFGLPLAVFLLRNYMAGLPGEIIESARVDGASDFAIFRKIILPLSFPALASFAIFQFLWVWNDLLVAKVFLGTGEDQVVMTGRIVDLLGSRGGDWEILAASAFVSIAVPIAVFFSLQRYLVRGLLAGSVKGG; from the coding sequence CTGATGGAAATGGCTGGCACACGATCCCGTCTGACATGGGCGGTCAACCTTTCGGTTGGGTTTCTGGTCCTGCTGTGGATTATCCCGACCTTCGGCCTTCTGGTCAGTTCGTTTCGGGATCGAGACGCGATCTCGACCTCGGGTTGGTGGACGGCTTTGTCTGCTTCGGAGCAGAATGTCATCGTGCGCGCGGATGCGCCGGACAATGCGGTTCAGGAGGGCACCGTCTGGGTCGTGTCGGGCAATGTGTTCGACAGCGGTGCTGGTGATGTCACCGCTTTCGGCATCACCTCGCGCGAGCCCGAGGCCTTTGCCCCCGGCGAGGTCGCGACTCACGCAAGCGGCCAGCAGATAACGGTCGAGTCCAATGGCGACTATCGTATCACCTATGCCGAGCAACCGTCGGGCAATCGCGGACAGCGCCTGTTTGTGCGCGCCGAAAGCCCACCTGGCTTCACGCTGGACAATTACCGGGAGGTGTTGTTTGCCGAAGGCATGGGCAAGGCGCTTCTGAACACGCTGACGGTCACGATCCCCGCGACGATCATCCCGATCCTTGTCGCAGCCTTCGCCGCCTATGCGCTCGCGTGGATGGAAATGCCGGGACGCGCGCTGTTGATCGCGGGCATCGTGGGCTTGCTGGTTGTGCCCTTGCAGGTCGCGTTCATCCCGCTTCTCAAACTCCACAACACCGTCGGGATCGGAAAGGGATATATCGGCATCTGGTTGGCCCATACCGGGTTCGGATTGCCATTGGCGGTGTTCCTGCTTCGAAACTATATGGCCGGGCTGCCGGGCGAGATCATCGAAAGTGCGCGCGTAGATGGCGCCTCTGATTTTGCAATCTTCCGCAAGATCATCCTGCCGCTCAGCTTTCCGGCGTTGGCCTCGTTTGCGATCTTCCAATTCCTGTGGGTCTGGAATGACCTGCTGGTGGCCAAGGTGTTCTTGGGAACCGGCGAGGATCAGGTTGTGATGACCGGGCGCATCGTCGACCTTCTTGGGTCGCGCGGCGGGGATTGGGAAATCCTTGCGGCCTCGGCCTTCGTTTCGATTGCGGTGCCAATTGCCGTCTTCTTCTCGCTGCAACGTTATCTTGTGCGCGGCCTGTTGGCCGGCTCGGTCAAAGGGGGCTGA
- a CDS encoding ABC transporter ATP-binding protein: MADLKLTDVVKTYGNVNVLGDINLDIKTGELVVFVGPSGCGKSTLLRMIAGLEKITDGTLTIDGQVVNDVPPSQRGIAMVFQSYALYPHMTVRDNMAFALNIAKKPKAEINAAVDKAAKALQLEPYLDRLPKALSGGQRQRVAIGRAIVRDPKVYLFDEPLSNLDAALRVATRIEISQLKEAMPDSTMIYVTHDQVEAMTLADRIVVLANKGIAQVGSPLELYERPRTEFVAQFIGSPAMNLLPGKITATGAQTEVTLDAGGVARTDIATTEADMGKQVNLGIRPEDFVQTDGDAIFTGRVEIVEALGEVTLLYIPSEMSVGEGADSANQTHLIAKVPGIHADLKNKTVKLTADPSKLQIFHDGVTMRG, encoded by the coding sequence ATGGCCGATCTGAAACTGACGGATGTCGTGAAGACCTACGGCAATGTAAACGTTCTGGGGGACATCAACCTCGACATCAAGACCGGTGAACTGGTCGTATTCGTCGGCCCCTCGGGCTGCGGCAAGTCCACGCTTCTGCGCATGATTGCAGGGCTTGAAAAGATCACCGATGGCACGCTGACCATCGACGGCCAGGTGGTCAATGACGTGCCGCCCAGCCAGCGGGGGATCGCGATGGTGTTTCAATCCTATGCGCTTTATCCGCACATGACTGTGCGCGATAACATGGCATTTGCCCTGAATATCGCCAAGAAACCGAAGGCCGAGATAAACGCGGCGGTCGATAAAGCCGCCAAGGCCTTGCAGTTGGAACCCTATCTGGACCGTCTGCCCAAGGCATTGTCGGGTGGGCAACGTCAGCGGGTGGCCATCGGACGGGCGATCGTGCGCGACCCCAAGGTCTATCTGTTCGATGAACCGCTCTCGAACCTCGATGCAGCTTTGCGTGTCGCGACAAGGATCGAGATTTCGCAGCTGAAAGAGGCGATGCCCGACAGCACGATGATCTATGTGACCCATGATCAGGTCGAAGCGATGACGCTGGCCGACCGTATCGTGGTGCTGGCCAATAAAGGCATCGCGCAGGTCGGCAGCCCGCTGGAGCTTTACGAACGTCCCCGCACCGAGTTCGTGGCGCAGTTCATCGGCTCGCCCGCCATGAACCTGCTGCCCGGCAAGATCACCGCAACCGGCGCACAGACCGAGGTGACGCTGGACGCAGGCGGCGTGGCGCGCACCGATATTGCTACGACCGAGGCCGATATGGGCAAGCAGGTCAATCTTGGCATCCGGCCCGAGGATTTCGTGCAGACAGACGGTGACGCGATTTTCACCGGCAGGGTCGAGATCGTCGAGGCGCTGGGCGAGGTCACATTGCTTTATATCCCTTCGGAAATGTCGGTGGGCGAGGGGGCGGATAGCGCCAATCAAACCCACCTGATCGCCAAGGTGCCCGGCATCCATGCTGATCTGAAGAACAAGACGGTGAAGCTGACCGCCGACCCGTCGAAGCTGCAAATTTTCCATGACGGCGTGACGATGCGGGGATGA
- a CDS encoding GH1 family beta-glucosidase, whose protein sequence is MLPHRTDFPNGFLFGTATSAYQIEGHSKGGAGRTHWDDFAATPGNVAGAENGAVACGHLDRWAEDLDLVQDAGFDVYRFSTSWARVLPEGRGTPNAAGLDFYDRLVDGMLERGIKPAATLYHWELPSPLADLGGWRNRDIANWFADFTEVIMSRIGDRVWSAAPINEPWCVSWLSHFDGHHAPGLRDIRATARAMHHVLLAHGRAIEVMRGLGMSNLGAVCNMEYAAPVDDSPGAQKAARVQDAIYNRFFLSGITKGTYPDAVLEGIEPHLPDGWPHDFQTITAPIDWIGVNYYTRKIYGPAEDPSAPWPATREHDGPLPKTAMGWEVYPEGLTHFLNMVASEYTGDLPIYVTENGMAGLVERKGDATDDPDRTAYLAAHMGVVQDAITEGIPVKGYFTWSLLDNYEWALGYAPRFGLVHVDFETLERTPKASYHALRKALSRP, encoded by the coding sequence ATGCTGCCACATCGCACTGATTTTCCAAATGGTTTTCTGTTTGGCACCGCCACATCCGCCTATCAGATCGAAGGCCATTCCAAAGGCGGTGCCGGGCGCACGCATTGGGACGATTTTGCCGCCACGCCCGGCAATGTGGCAGGGGCGGAAAACGGGGCCGTGGCCTGTGGGCATCTGGATCGCTGGGCCGAGGATCTGGATCTTGTGCAAGACGCCGGGTTCGACGTCTACCGCTTCTCAACCTCTTGGGCGCGGGTGCTGCCAGAGGGGCGCGGCACGCCCAACGCGGCGGGATTGGATTTCTATGACCGACTGGTCGATGGGATGCTGGAACGCGGCATCAAGCCTGCCGCGACGCTGTATCATTGGGAACTGCCATCGCCCTTGGCTGATCTGGGGGGCTGGCGCAACCGCGACATCGCGAACTGGTTTGCCGATTTCACTGAGGTCATCATGTCCCGTATCGGGGATCGTGTGTGGTCCGCCGCGCCGATAAACGAGCCATGGTGTGTCTCGTGGCTCAGCCATTTTGACGGCCACCACGCCCCCGGCCTGCGCGATATCCGCGCCACGGCGCGCGCCATGCACCACGTGCTTCTGGCCCATGGCCGCGCAATCGAGGTGATGCGTGGCTTGGGCATGTCGAACCTTGGGGCGGTCTGCAATATGGAATACGCCGCCCCCGTAGATGACAGCCCCGGCGCGCAAAAGGCCGCCCGGGTGCAGGATGCGATCTATAACCGGTTCTTCCTGTCGGGCATCACCAAAGGCACCTATCCCGACGCGGTGCTGGAAGGGATCGAGCCACATCTGCCCGATGGATGGCCGCATGACTTCCAGACGATCACCGCGCCCATCGACTGGATCGGGGTCAACTACTACACCCGCAAGATTTACGGCCCGGCAGAAGACCCGTCCGCCCCGTGGCCTGCAACGCGCGAACATGACGGCCCCCTGCCCAAGACCGCCATGGGGTGGGAGGTCTACCCAGAAGGGCTCACCCATTTCCTGAACATGGTCGCGTCTGAATACACCGGCGACCTGCCGATCTATGTTACCGAGAACGGCATGGCCGGGCTGGTCGAGCGTAAGGGTGATGCGACCGACGACCCGGACCGCACTGCCTATCTGGCCGCTCACATGGGCGTCGTGCAGGACGCCATCACAGAGGGTATTCCGGTAAAAGGTTACTTTACCTGGTCGCTTCTGGACAATTATGAATGGGCCCTGGGCTATGCGCCGCGCTTCGGGCTGGTCCATGTCGATTTCGAAACACTCGAGCGCACGCCAAAGGCGTCCTATCATGCACTCAGAAAGGCCTTGTCGCGCCCATGA
- a CDS encoding carbohydrate ABC transporter permease: MDQLLFAVSTIIVGVFGCVAYFYFSNIILDRVYPASGPNAGANINKANAIRPWLFVFPALLVLALYLVYPVFSTFFLSMRDSRGAFVGADNYTWLAGDDKFRESLGNNLLWLVIVPAASTFFGLVAAGLTDRIRWGSIAQSLIFMPMAISFVGASVIWKFIYDYRGDNQGEQIGLLNAIVEALGGTAQTWITLPFWNNIFLMIILIWIQTGFAMVILSAALKGISEETIEAAYLDGATALQIFFKIKIPQIWGTIAVVWTTITVTVLKVFDIVFAMTNGQWGTQVLANLMYDWMFRGTPDFGRGSAIVMVIMLLVTPVMVWNISNAHKETR, translated from the coding sequence ATGGACCAGTTGCTTTTCGCGGTTTCGACCATCATCGTGGGTGTCTTTGGCTGCGTCGCCTACTTCTATTTCTCGAACATTATTTTGGATCGGGTGTATCCGGCTTCAGGCCCGAACGCAGGGGCCAATATCAACAAGGCCAACGCGATCCGGCCATGGTTGTTCGTTTTTCCCGCACTGTTGGTTCTGGCGCTCTATCTGGTCTATCCGGTGTTCTCGACCTTCTTCCTGTCGATGCGTGACTCGCGCGGCGCATTTGTGGGGGCAGACAACTACACATGGCTGGCGGGGGATGACAAGTTCCGCGAAAGCCTTGGCAACAACCTGCTGTGGCTGGTCATCGTGCCCGCGGCGTCGACCTTTTTCGGGCTGGTTGCGGCCGGGCTGACCGACCGCATCAGATGGGGATCAATCGCGCAGAGCCTGATTTTCATGCCGATGGCGATCAGCTTCGTGGGTGCCTCGGTCATCTGGAAATTCATCTATGACTATCGCGGTGACAATCAGGGCGAACAGATCGGTCTGCTGAACGCGATTGTCGAAGCGTTGGGCGGCACAGCGCAGACCTGGATCACGCTGCCGTTCTGGAACAATATCTTCCTGATGATCATCCTGATCTGGATCCAGACGGGCTTTGCCATGGTGATCCTGTCGGCGGCCCTGAAGGGCATCAGCGAAGAGACCATCGAAGCGGCCTATTTGGACGGCGCAACCGCATTACAGATCTTTTTCAAGATCAAGATCCCGCAAATATGGGGCACGATTGCGGTGGTCTGGACCACGATCACCGTCACCGTCCTGAAAGTGTTCGACATCGTCTTTGCCATGACCAACGGCCAGTGGGGCACGCAGGTTCTGGCCAACCTCATGTATGACTGGATGTTCCGCGGAACCCCGGATTTCGGGCGCGGGTCAGCGATTGTCATGGTGATCATGCTGCTGGTGACGCCGGTCATGGTCTGGAACATATCAAACGCCCATAAGGAGACCCGCTGA
- a CDS encoding glucokinase — protein MTSFSLVADVGGTNTRVALACGTELLTDSIVKHRNADYAGLSQLLAAYLAGQGTPPCKRAAVAIAGPVKDGAGRLTNLNWEIDKDTLAKLSGADRGAVMNDLQAQGHALGHIADENLVTLKQGADENPNAAMLVIGVGTGFNCAPVFQTAKGRFVPPSEAGHLTFAARGADQWDLSQFLEAQLGHVGVEDILSGRGLERCYAWASARSGDNKTATAAEIFAAADADDPVAVRAIGAFVTALGSVTGDLALTLLPFGGIYLIGGMSRAVAPWFDRCGFDAAMTDKGRFGDFLNAFSVRLVEDDYAALSGCAHFLARSDNQ, from the coding sequence ATGACCTCATTTTCGCTTGTCGCCGATGTTGGCGGCACCAATACCCGCGTCGCCCTCGCCTGCGGCACGGAACTATTGACCGACAGCATCGTCAAGCACCGCAACGCCGACTATGCCGGGCTTTCGCAGCTTTTGGCCGCCTATCTGGCGGGTCAAGGCACCCCCCCCTGCAAACGGGCAGCGGTTGCCATCGCGGGACCAGTCAAGGACGGCGCGGGGCGGTTGACCAATCTGAACTGGGAAATCGACAAAGACACGCTGGCCAAGCTGTCAGGCGCAGATCGCGGCGCGGTGATGAACGATCTGCAAGCACAAGGCCACGCGCTTGGGCATATTGCCGACGAAAATCTTGTCACGCTGAAACAGGGCGCGGACGAGAACCCGAATGCCGCGATGCTGGTGATCGGCGTTGGCACCGGGTTCAACTGCGCCCCGGTGTTTCAGACCGCCAAAGGACGGTTCGTGCCCCCCTCCGAGGCCGGACATCTGACATTCGCCGCACGGGGCGCGGACCAATGGGATCTGTCGCAGTTTCTTGAGGCACAACTTGGCCATGTCGGGGTCGAGGACATCTTGTCCGGCCGCGGGTTGGAGCGGTGCTATGCCTGGGCGTCGGCCAGATCGGGGGACAACAAGACCGCCACCGCCGCCGAGATTTTTGCCGCCGCCGACGCTGACGACCCAGTGGCGGTGCGTGCCATAGGGGCCTTCGTCACCGCCTTGGGCAGTGTGACAGGCGATCTGGCCCTGACCCTTCTGCCCTTTGGTGGCATCTACCTGATCGGTGGCATGTCCCGCGCAGTGGCCCCTTGGTTTGACCGGTGCGGGTTTGATGCCGCCATGACCGACAAGGGCCGGTTCGGCGATTTCCTGAACGCCTTCTCGGTCCGTCTGGTCGAAGACGATTATGCCGCACTGTCGGGCTGTGCGCATTTTCTGGCACGTTCCGACAATCAGTAA
- a CDS encoding ABC transporter substrate-binding protein, giving the protein MKHVFYASAAALALTAGMAHADGHLKFAPGEGAFSWDSFEALKSMDLSGEKISILGPWLGPDKELIESVIYYFEDATGADVEYSGSDSFEQQIVIDTEAGSPPNIAIFPQPGLAADLASKGLLAPLPAETADWIRDNYAAGQSWVDLGTYAGSDGTEALYGFFYKVDVKSLVWYVPENFEDAGYDVPQTMEELKALTDQIVADGEVPWCIGLGSGGATGWPATDWVEDMMLRINTPEDYDAWTTNELPFDDPKVIAAIEEFGAFARNDAYVSGGAGAVATTDFRDSPQGLFASPPQCYMHRQASFIPTFFPDGTEVGVDADFFYFPAYAEKDLGKPVLGAGTVWGVTSDSKGAQAFMEFLKSPIAHEIWMAQKGFLTPHKGVNTDVYTDPTVAKMNDILLNADTFRFDGSDLMPGAIGTGVFWTGMVDYAGGKDAAEVAASIQATWESIK; this is encoded by the coding sequence ATGAAACACGTATTTTACGCAAGCGCGGCAGCGTTGGCGCTGACGGCTGGCATGGCGCATGCCGATGGTCATCTGAAATTCGCACCGGGCGAGGGCGCGTTCAGCTGGGACAGCTTCGAGGCCCTGAAATCCATGGATCTGTCGGGCGAGAAGATCTCGATCCTGGGTCCGTGGCTTGGCCCGGACAAAGAGCTGATTGAAAGCGTCATTTACTATTTCGAGGACGCGACTGGTGCGGATGTCGAATATTCGGGGTCAGACAGCTTCGAACAGCAGATCGTCATTGATACCGAGGCAGGCAGCCCGCCCAACATCGCCATTTTCCCGCAACCGGGTCTGGCGGCCGATCTGGCTTCGAAGGGCTTGTTGGCACCATTGCCTGCGGAAACCGCTGATTGGATACGTGACAACTATGCCGCTGGACAAAGCTGGGTTGATCTTGGCACCTATGCGGGCAGCGATGGGACCGAGGCGCTTTATGGCTTCTTCTACAAGGTCGATGTGAAGTCGCTGGTCTGGTATGTGCCGGAAAACTTCGAGGATGCGGGCTATGACGTGCCGCAGACGATGGAAGAACTGAAGGCGCTGACCGATCAGATCGTGGCCGATGGCGAAGTGCCATGGTGTATCGGTCTGGGGTCCGGCGGGGCGACGGGCTGGCCCGCGACCGACTGGGTCGAGGATATGATGCTGCGCATCAACACGCCCGAAGATTATGACGCCTGGACGACGAACGAGTTGCCCTTCGACGATCCCAAAGTGATCGCCGCGATCGAGGAATTCGGCGCGTTTGCGCGCAATGACGCCTATGTGTCCGGCGGGGCCGGTGCGGTTGCGACGACCGATTTCCGCGACAGCCCGCAGGGCCTGTTCGCCTCGCCGCCGCAATGTTACATGCACCGTCAGGCCAGCTTCATCCCGACCTTCTTCCCGGACGGCACCGAAGTGGGCGTTGATGCGGATTTCTTCTATTTCCCGGCCTATGCCGAAAAAGACCTTGGCAAACCCGTTCTGGGCGCAGGCACGGTCTGGGGTGTGACCAGCGATTCCAAAGGGGCGCAAGCCTTCATGGAATTCCTGAAATCTCCGATCGCGCATGAGATATGGATGGCCCAAAAAGGCTTCCTGACCCCGCATAAGGGCGTCAATACCGACGTCTACACCGATCCGACCGTGGCCAAGATGAACGATATCCTGCTGAATGCCGACACGTTCCGGTTTGATGGGTCGGACCTGATGCCTGGGGCCATCGGGACCGGTGTGTTCTGGACAGGCATGGTGGATTACGCGGGCGGCAAAGACGCCGCCGAAGTCGCTGCGTCCATCCAGGCCACCTGGGAGTCGATCAAGTAA
- a CDS encoding LacI family DNA-binding transcriptional regulator — protein MTLKELSDILGLSPTTVSRALNGYPEVSEATRKRVAAAAREHGYAPNTRARSLATGRAMAIGHVIPISSKHEMVNPVFGDFIAGAGEVYSRNGYDMLLSVVPDADEDDAYRSFLTKRNVDGIILHAPTLNDPRIPLLNALGLPYVVHGRSSNTDAAYAWVDVNNKRAFQRATEFLLDLGHRRIALVNGLEHMDFAIRRRAGYEAALTARGITPDPDLMFAGEMTEAQGHDLTRTLLAQPNPPTAILVSSMITAIGVRRGIEELGLRMGRDVSLITHDDDLSYFRNGADIPVYTATRSSVRDAGRKAAQMLIDIMQRCDTPREILLEADLTLGLSTGPAAPMHAEAG, from the coding sequence ATGACACTGAAAGAACTCTCGGATATTCTGGGCTTGTCCCCCACCACCGTCAGCCGTGCGTTGAACGGGTATCCGGAAGTATCGGAAGCCACGCGAAAAAGGGTTGCAGCCGCGGCGCGCGAACATGGTTATGCGCCAAATACGCGGGCCCGATCTCTTGCAACTGGCCGCGCCATGGCCATCGGTCATGTGATCCCCATCAGTTCGAAGCATGAAATGGTAAACCCCGTCTTCGGTGACTTCATCGCCGGCGCGGGCGAGGTCTATTCCCGCAACGGATATGACATGTTGCTGTCTGTTGTCCCGGATGCGGATGAAGACGATGCCTATCGCAGTTTCCTGACCAAACGGAATGTGGACGGCATCATCCTGCACGCCCCCACCCTGAACGACCCGCGCATACCACTTTTGAACGCGTTAGGGCTGCCCTATGTCGTGCATGGGCGCAGCTCCAACACGGACGCGGCCTATGCCTGGGTGGATGTGAACAACAAGCGCGCCTTTCAGCGGGCAACAGAGTTTCTGCTGGATCTGGGGCATCGGCGTATCGCCCTGGTCAACGGGCTTGAACATATGGATTTCGCGATCCGCCGCCGCGCAGGTTACGAGGCGGCGTTGACGGCGCGCGGGATCACCCCCGACCCGGACCTGATGTTCGCAGGCGAAATGACCGAGGCACAGGGACACGATTTGACCCGCACCCTTCTGGCCCAGCCCAATCCGCCCACGGCCATTCTGGTCAGTTCCATGATCACCGCCATCGGTGTTCGGCGTGGGATCGAGGAACTGGGGCTGCGCATGGGGCGCGATGTGTCGCTGATCACCCATGATGATGATCTGAGCTATTTCCGAAACGGCGCTGACATCCCCGTTTACACCGCCACACGCTCGTCGGTTCGGGATGCCGGGCGCAAAGCGGCACAGATGTTGATCGACATCATGCAGCGGTGCGATACACCCCGTGAAATACTGCTTGAGGCAGACCTGACATTGGGCCTGTCGACCGGCCCTGCCGCCCCGATGCACGCAGAGGCTGGCTGA
- a CDS encoding NnrU family protein, which yields MIGWGGYILAFTVFFLTHSIPVRPAVKSRLVKAFGPRGFTAAYSALSIAVLALVIVAAGRAPFVGLWDWAPWQNHVTLTVMFLVCVIAALAIGRPNPLSFGGANNDRFDPHHPGLIGWMRHPLLVALFLWALGHMIPNGNLAHVILFGVFAGFALLGMRIIDRRKKRVMGQAQWARLADTRRGITVTKNGLIRIAAAVAVYALLLSLHGPIIGVEPLP from the coding sequence ATGATCGGATGGGGCGGGTATATCCTGGCATTCACCGTGTTCTTCCTGACGCATTCCATCCCGGTGCGCCCGGCGGTGAAATCGCGACTGGTCAAGGCGTTTGGGCCGCGCGGCTTCACAGCCGCTTATTCGGCCCTGTCCATCGCCGTTCTGGCACTGGTGATCGTGGCCGCCGGACGCGCGCCCTTTGTCGGCTTGTGGGATTGGGCACCGTGGCAAAACCACGTGACGCTGACCGTGATGTTTCTGGTCTGCGTAATTGCCGCACTGGCCATCGGCCGCCCCAACCCCTTGTCGTTTGGTGGCGCGAACAACGACCGCTTCGATCCCCACCACCCCGGCCTGATCGGCTGGATGCGCCATCCGTTGCTGGTTGCCTTGTTCCTTTGGGCCTTGGGGCACATGATCCCAAACGGAAATCTTGCCCACGTGATCCTGTTCGGCGTGTTCGCAGGCTTTGCACTTTTGGGAATGCGGATCATTGACCGGCGCAAGAAACGCGTCATGGGACAAGCGCAATGGGCACGGCTGGCAGATACAAGACGCGGGATCACAGTGACAAAAAACGGTCTGATCCGCATCGCTGCTGCGGTGGCTGTCTATGCTCTTTTATTGTCGCTGCACGGCCCGATCATCGGTGTCGAACCTCTGCCCTGA
- a CDS encoding alpha-amylase family glycosyl hydrolase, which yields MNATVAKCDLTYLDKRADWWRGAVIYQIYPRSFQDDSGDGVGDLRGITRRLPYIASLGVDAIWISPFFTSPMKDFGYDVSDYRDVDPMFGTLSDFDTLVQTAHGLGLKIMIDLVLSHSSDQHPWFVESRADRDNDKANWYVWSDANPDGTPPTNWLSIFGGSAWTWDARRCQYYMHNFLVSQPDLNFHEPAVQEALLDVARFWLERGVDGFRLDTINFYTHDAKLRDNPPLPPEKRNASIAPAVNPYNHQEHLYDKNRPETLDFLRKLRAAMDPYGAAAVGEVGDAQRGLEIMGEYTAGDDLVQMCYAFELLSGDRPDAASIADLMDHVARVAKDGWACWAYSNHDVMRHASRWNLTEDAQKLFATLLMCLRGSACIYQGEELGLTEAELSFDDLQDPYGVEFWPEFKGRDGCRTPMVWEASNSQGGFTTAVKPWLPVAPEHLRHAVAVAEQDETSLLHHYRHVIALRNAHPALAHGVMEALLIDGSALSFLRRTEDQTLWCAFNLSDEDQAVTMPDGNWCVVDGAETAVTGGASCVLGAWQSLVMKPEGDK from the coding sequence ATGAATGCTACTGTCGCGAAATGCGATTTGACCTATCTGGACAAACGGGCTGACTGGTGGCGCGGCGCGGTGATCTATCAGATCTATCCGCGCAGCTTTCAGGATGACAGCGGCGATGGGGTCGGGGATCTGCGTGGGATCACGCGCCGCTTGCCCTATATCGCCAGCCTGGGCGTCGATGCGATCTGGATCTCGCCCTTCTTCACCTCGCCGATGAAGGATTTCGGCTATGACGTGTCCGATTATCGCGACGTGGATCCGATGTTCGGCACGCTTTCTGATTTCGATACGCTGGTTCAAACCGCGCATGGGCTGGGTCTGAAAATTATGATCGACCTTGTGTTGAGCCACAGCTCGGACCAGCACCCGTGGTTTGTCGAAAGCCGTGCGGATCGCGACAATGATAAAGCCAACTGGTATGTCTGGTCCGACGCCAATCCGGACGGAACGCCGCCCACCAACTGGTTGTCGATCTTTGGCGGCTCGGCCTGGACGTGGGACGCGCGGCGCTGCCAGTATTACATGCACAACTTCCTTGTGTCACAGCCCGACCTGAATTTCCACGAACCCGCCGTGCAAGAGGCATTGCTGGACGTGGCGCGCTTCTGGCTGGAACGTGGTGTGGATGGCTTTCGGCTGGATACGATCAATTTCTATACCCATGATGCCAAGCTGCGCGACAACCCCCCGCTGCCACCTGAAAAACGCAACGCTTCGATCGCGCCTGCGGTGAACCCCTATAACCATCAGGAACACCTTTACGACAAAAACCGTCCCGAAACGCTGGACTTCCTGCGCAAGCTGCGCGCGGCGATGGACCCCTATGGTGCCGCCGCCGTGGGCGAAGTTGGCGATGCCCAACGCGGGCTGGAAATCATGGGCGAATACACTGCCGGGGACGATCTGGTGCAGATGTGCTACGCGTTCGAGCTGCTGTCGGGCGATCGTCCGGATGCGGCCAGCATTGCCGATCTGATGGATCATGTCGCGCGAGTGGCCAAGGATGGCTGGGCGTGCTGGGCCTATTCCAACCATGACGTGATGCGTCATGCAAGCCGCTGGAACCTGACCGAAGACGCACAAAAACTGTTTGCGACGCTTCTGATGTGCCTGCGCGGTTCGGCCTGTATCTATCAGGGTGAGGAACTGGGGCTGACCGAGGCAGAGCTGTCCTTTGATGATCTGCAAGACCCTTACGGGGTCGAGTTCTGGCCCGAGTTCAAGGGCCGCGATGGGTGCCGCACGCCCATGGTTTGGGAGGCGTCGAACAGTCAGGGCGGCTTTACAACAGCCGTCAAGCCGTGGCTTCCGGTCGCGCCCGAACATCTGCGCCATGCGGTGGCTGTGGCCGAGCAGGATGAGACATCTCTGCTGCATCATTACCGCCATGTCATCGCTTTGAGAAACGCCCATCCCGCGCTGGCACACGGGGTGATGGAGGCACTGCTGATCGACGGCAGTGCCCTGAGCTTTTTACGCCGGACCGAAGATCAAACGCTGTGGTGTGCGTTCAACCTCAGTGACGAAGATCAGGCCGTCACGATGCCGGACGGCAATTGGTGCGTGGTGGATGGTGCGGAAACCGCCGTGACGGGTGGGGCGTCTTGCGTTCTGGGTGCGTGGCAGTCGTTGGTGATGAAACCCGAGGGGGACAAGTAA